The Culex pipiens pallens isolate TS chromosome 2, TS_CPP_V2, whole genome shotgun sequence DNA window CCCCTTTCGAAAACTACCGACGCACCTCTCAAAATCAACTGTGGTAATCGCCGGCATCCCGTCAAAATGATCAACCCACCTTTTTCGTGTATCGCACCGTTTTGACGTTTCTCCCCTGTTTCTTCGCAACCGCCCTCGCGCCGATTTATCTGCGCAaccgaaacaaaaaacaacaacaaatccgTCGTCGCAAGTCCCGTTTTTCTGCTCAGCTGTTTTAAAAAAGTCgtgtttttgtgaatttctgCTCGAACACTCGCCTGCAAAATGGTCGAATCGGTGGCGGACGAGTGCAAAAACCCGTCGGACGATGGGCCGCAGAACGTGCTGGACACGTTTGCTTCGGGCGATTTGAGCAGGATCTGGGAAATGATCCGGGGGCTGGAGGCGGCTGAGTTGACGGAGGACCGGTTCGAGGAGGCCTACGAGGAGTACACGGAACTGCTGGCCAAGTACCAGGAGCAGCCGCACCTGCTGGATGGAAGTTTGGAGGAGCTGGTCGAGGGGATTTTGAGGTACATTTTGGAGGGTGAGCGGGACAAGTTGATGAAGCACCGGGCGGCTAAGTATCTGTACCAGATTTGCAAGGTGCGGACTTTTAAGGCTTTTCAGAAGCACTTGCCGCACGAGATTCGGCATCTGAGCTTTGTGCTGGGGTACTTGGAGCAGCAGGATCTGGAGGATTGGGAGAACTGGGAGACGCGGTTCATTTGCCTGTTGTGGCTTTCGCTGCTGGTGTTGAATCCGTTCGATTTGAGCCGGCTAGATGGGAACGAGGGTGGTCCTACGACGATGGACCGGATTTACCGGGTGTGCAAGGAGAGTTGTTTGAAGGAGGACAGCTGCACGCCAATTGCGGCCTTTTTGGCGTCGAATTTCCTCATCCGGAACGACGTGAAAAAGGTTTATTTGGGGGATTTCTTTGACTGGACCATTTCCGCTTCGGATATTGTGGTTGATCCGAAGATTGGACCGCTGTCGGGAATCGCGTGCGTTTTGAAGCACGGCAAACGTGACGATTTGCTTCCGTTTGTGGGGAAACTGGCCGAGTGGGTGCTCCACCTGGATTACGAAAAGATTTGCAAGAATTTCAAAGTCTACAAGCAGTGCATCAAAATTTGCCAACGGATTGGTTTGGTTTTACTCCCACCGCGGATTGCCAAGTGGCGCTATCAACGGGGAGCCCGCTCTCTGCTGGCCAACGTCCAGCGAACCGTTACGACGGCCTCATTGCAAGCAGACTCTTCAACAAAACCGGAAGAATCGTCTCCGGACGAGGCCGAGGACGATGAAGACGACGAAGTCCCGGCGGAGATTGAAGAAATCATCGAGCGACTCCTGCTCGGTCTCAAAGTCAACGCCACCATCGTGCGGTGGAGCTCGGCCAAGGGCATTGGCCGCATCACGAACCGGCTCCCAAAAGCCCTTGGCGACGAAGTCGTCTCCTCCGTTATCGAACTGATCAACCCGCTCGAACAGGACGACGCCTGGCACGGTGCCTGTCTCGCCCTAGCCGAATTGGCCAAACGAGGTCTGCTGCTGCCCTCGCGCCTTCCCGAGATCGTCCCTCTACTTCTTCAAGCCCTAGTCTACGACGAAATCCAGGGCTACCGTGCCGTTGGCCAGAACATTCGCGATGCCGCCTGCTACATGAGCTGGGCCTTTGCCCGGGCCTACCATCCGACCGTCCTGGCCCCGTTTGTGGAGCGAATCGCTGCGGCACTGCTCGTTACGGCCGTGTTCGATCGCGAAATCAACTGCCGCCGGGCGGCTTCGGCAGCGTTCCAGGAAAGCGTAGGCCGGCTGGGAAACTTCCCCCACGGCATCGACATCCTGACCACGGCCGATTTCTTCTCGGTGGCCGTCAGGAGCAACGCGTTTCTGCAGATTAGCGACTTTATCGCGCAGTTTGACGAATATCGCCGGAAGCTGATTGGTGAGACTTAAAGTTACGATCATCGACTCATTCTAACTCTAATCATCCTTTACAGACCATCTCATCGCGAAGAAGATCAACCACTGGGACACCAACATCCGCGAGTTGTCGGCGCAAGCGCTGAGCAACCTGTCCCGGCGAGATCCCGAGTACATGCGCGACACCATTCTGCCCAAGCTGTTCAACTTGACGGAGACGACCGACCTGAACGCGCGCCACGGAGCCACGTTGGCCATCGGGGAGATCATTTTGGCGCTGCAGAAGCTCGTTGAGGAAAAGGGAGACGGCGAGCACGGCGGTTATCTGTCCGAGGAGATTGTCCAGCGGGGTGGCCAGCTGGTGATCAAGTTTCGCCAGCGGGGACAGTTCAAGGGGATGAGCGGAACGTACATGAAGCACGGATGCGCCAGCTTTATCAAGAATTGTAGCGAGGCGAAGCTGACGCTGACGGTGGAGCAAATTGGTAAggtttttgacgaagaactttgtACTAGTTGAAATAAACTAACTAGTATTGTAACTGATTAATGTACTAGACAATACCCCAGgtctttattgatttttgattttaaaattcaaaatagggGAACAGCAAGTAATGCCATCGAGCATCTAATGTTGGTATATCAGCACTAAGGTGTTCAATTCTAGTAAGGTTGTTAACGTTAAAATTTTATAGGTTTTATAACAATAACGAAAGtatataataaataataaaattttcataatttgcaatgtgggtttcaaacgaagcgaaatttggtatgctttttcacttttaggacagttcttttgtaaaatataaaattttcacaaaataccctatttttcgaaaatacacaaatttccataatttgaaGTACACATGGGTATCAGACGATTCGAAATTGTGCATGcagtttcactgttttagagatgTTGGAGTAAAATATAttcgtaattttatttttcatatagcTAATAGTAGGTATTACACACTAGTAGTCATAATTAAAATGACATTGAACATCGTATTGAATGTTTATTATGAAGTGTACAAttctacaattttgaaatattagaaaTTATAAATTCCCTGAGATCTATTTTAAGTTGGAAACCTGCAGCCCAGATTTTCGGAGTACCCCAGAATCTTCGAGTACTTAAAAACACCATTAACCATCTAATATTTAGAATCATTATCATAATATTTAGTTAGAGCATCGATCTGCTGAAAATATTACCAATTTAACGATTAGTTACAATAACTGATTATTGTGTTCATGAAACTCATGGAATAATTATGGGTCTCCTTTCACAGAATCCTGGCAACTCCTGCTGGACGAGTCCATCGTGGACGAAAAGACCAACACGCGAGAGCTGGCGGTGTCCGCGTTTGCTTCCTTCTGCACCACGTACTATCGAGCGGAAGATCCGGCCAAGCTGGCAGCCCTGATCGATCACTACCTGCGGGACATCCGCAACACCCAGATCGAACACAAAGCCCAAGGTGTCGTGTCCGCGCTGGGAGTTCTTCCGCGGTTCATGCTTGAGCACCGGCTGCCGCAGATCTTGGCCGTGCTCGACGAAAAAACGATCCTGCCGGCGATGCTCGCCGTCGGGTACAACCACTCCGAGATGCGACGGGACTGTATCAAGGCACTGGCCAACATCGTGCAAACGGTTGGCTTCGAGGATGCTACGCTGGATTTGGACAAGGTCTACGCGATCTACTTGAGAGCGCTGGAAGAGTACGCCATAGACAACCGCGGGGACATCGGATCGTGGGTTCGCGAGGCAGGAATCTGCGCCCTGCATCAGTTTTTGACCACGTGTCCACCAGGGCTGTTGAAGCCGGACCAGGTGCAGCGCGGTATGGTCGCGATTGCGAAGCAGTCCGTTGAGCGAATCGACAAGATCCGTGCGATTGCTGGAAGGTTCTTCGCCTCGTTGATCTACCACCAGCCGGATATTCCCCACATTACGAATCGCGACGCTTTGAAGAAGATCTTCCCCGAAGACACCACTGAAATTCTGTGGCTATTCCCGCATCACACATTCCCTCTGTTTATCCAGCTGCTGGACATTCCCGAGTACGTTCCCAGCATCACCGGTGGTCTCATCCTGTCCGTCGGCGCCCCGACCGAATCTCTGCACAGCTGCGCCGCCAAGATCATGAACGAATATCTCAAAGCGCATCAGCCGTTCATTCCCACGTTCGGAACAACCGCGCTGAACATCCTCCAGGAAAAGACCCCCAAAGACACCCTCGTCATGACGTCCGCGTTCCAGTTCATCTCCGAGCTGCTCCAACCCGCTACCAACTCGCGAATACTTCTATCGGACGCCGATGCCACCTTCCCCGAGGCGATCTTCGCCCTCGTCAACGACCTTATCGTCCACAGCAAGAAGCACCTCAACTCGATTCCCGTCTATTGTGCGCTCATGCTTGGGCCCGCCATCTGCCGACGGGTGCTCAGCAAGCTGGTCATGTACCTGGGCATGTTGTGCGTCAACATCCGGCGTGAAACGGCACTGAAAATGTACGAAACGCTGCTCGTGTACGGCGACCAGACGTGCATTCCCGAGGAGAACCTGGACGAGGTGTTGGCCTGTCTGAGCGAGGAAAAGTGGGACGGTGAGCTGGAGGACGCACGCCGCATTAGGAACCAGCTGTGCGGCCTGATGGGCATCAAGGCACCGGTCGCGAGGGTTAAGAAGTGAGGAGAAACGCTTGGAATGCACTATCTACTAACGCTTACTAAACAGAAATTATTTAGATGTTACGCTTGACGGAAAGGCCTTACGTTTGTTGGCGAAACAGAATGCACGTTTGAGTATTAAAAATGCTTGCTAACCACTACAAAAAGTAGAATGATTCCTAAAGCATACCGAAAGTCCGTTTCATCGGTTTCATCCATCACTTGCGCAACCCTGCGTAGATAAAAGAAATTCTATCATCTCAACTTTTTAACGGCATTAGGTAGCTGCTCAACCGTCGACGAGAAAAGGCACTCTTTGCTGTTAAGTTGTGTCTGTCTCGGCTTACGAGACATGGATCAACATTGTCGGAGAACTAGGTAAGGTTGCATTACTTACTAcattttctctttctctcgttcaCATTCCCGCTCGGACCGCCGGCGAAGTAAGAGGTCGATTTCGTCGCGTATCTGGAGAAATTATCAACACCACTTCAACTGCTGCTGTCGGCAGCTAACTCGAGAAAAATGACGCCGGGAGGCGGAGGAACGGGCGTCAAACGTCCAAAGCCAGACATGACGAGGCAACGAAGAAGTTGCTTCAAAACAACAAGTACTTCACGTGGGATGACCCGGACAGTGAAATAAACGTGCAACGGTGCGAGAAGGAGAAAGCACCCCCTACTTCATCCCGGACAAAGACCACACTCTTCTGCGAACTCTGGCCAACAATGCCAAGGTGACCGCTACCTAAAAGCTCACGGGCCAAGGAATCAAGATCGTGTGCCCCACGGTGGAGAAATACAACAAAATGGGCAGGCTGCTCAAAACATGGAAATACCACTTCTACACGCACGACCTCCCGGGTTCTCGGCCTTTCAAGGTCGTCATCCGAGGCCTGGGAGATTTCAGTGTGGAATCGGTGAGCATGTAGACAAAATCAGGCTGTGCCATGATAAAATCCCTCTTTCCCCTAATCAAACGAAACTGCTGACTGTGCCTTGCCTACAGGTTGGCTGTCTATAAACAATTCTTCCTCCCGAAATGATTAAATATACAGGACAGGCCTGGCAGTGCTGTGCGAGATCGCATAGAGACCGAGTTCAACACTTACAAAACAAGTTCCTCAGAATGATCCTAAATCTTAACGCGGATCCGACAGCAGCTGCACCCGCAACTCTAACGTTAGTGAGCTTGTTCGTGTGAAGAATATCGTACATCGGAAAAAGTTTCTCTAGAACACGGCCATTTTAATGCGGATCACCCTTCCAACTTCCAATTCCTATTGGGCTTCAGACTGTCAAAAACCGTGAAGGTGCTTAAATAATGCGTCTGTGATAGGGAAGCGCCACTGATGCTAATAAAACAGGATTTgcgatttttgaaaagtttattggtATTTAGTCTTTGTTTATACAGCGTGAAAAGAAAAATGCACTCATTGTTATGCATGTTCAAGAAAGGACAACAACTTTAATCTACACATCAAATCCCAACCATCGACATCGGCCTCAGGCCACCGCCGTGGCCGCCTTCATCCGCTCGCACAGCGCGTTCACCGTGACCATCCGGCTGAACTTGTACAGGTTGTACACGGAGATGTCGAAGAAGCTGACGACCTTCTTGGCGCGGACGTCGCACGTGTACGCAAACACCTTGTACGCCTTCAGCACGAGATCGAACGCGCGGCAAAAGTCGTCCCCGCAATTGAAGGCCGTGCCCTCGATGATGGCGTGAAAGTCTCCGCTCCCGAAGGCCGGACTGTCGACGAAAATGTACGGCGGCACCTCCAGGTTGGCGAGCACGTAGTCGAGATCCTGGTCCGGCTGGCGCCAGCGAACCATCGCCGAGATGTAGTCCTCGATCGGGTGCAGCCCGAGCGGGTCGTTCCGTTTGGTGATGTTGCTGATGAACGTGTTGGACAGGGTGCACATGACCTTGAGGATCGACAGGATTCCGGCTGAAAGGGGGAGGAATTTTGTGAGGTTTTGAAGATTAACGCATTGCGATGAAGAACTTACAGCACTCGATAGCGGGGAAGTTTCCTTCGAGCATCATGCAAAAAGGAATAATAGACTCGAAGGTGCGAATCGTTTTACGGTCGGGAAACATCAGGTTGAACTCGTGGTCGAGCATTTCTCCGCCGTGCTGCAGCAGATGCGGGAACTGAGCGGCCAGTTCGGCGTTGATCTTCTTGCGGAAGCGCATCTCCTGGCGCAGCGGGAACGTTTCGGTCATGAGCGAAAATATGCGGTCGCGATTCTCCGGTTCTTCGAGCAGGGCGTGCAGTTCCTGGACGAGTACTTCCAGTCCCGGATGGTGCACCGGAACGCGCCGTTTGCGTGTGGAGTCCCTTTTGGCCGACTTGGACATGGTGTTGCGCACCCAGTGCTGGATGTAACCGGTGTGGCCGCCCTTTTCTTCGCCGTTGCACTCCCAGAACCAGTCCGACTCGGGTGGCCGATCCGGATCGTTGCACTGCAGCTCGGGATACGCCTCGATGATGACCTTGGCGAGCTGGATCTTGTCGTGAATCTTGACGGTCATGCCCTGGCGGACCTCCGAACCCATCATGTTGTTGCAAATCGTGCGGCAGATCAGATTCTTGTCGTTTTTCTCCAGAGGAATCTGATCGCTCATCTTGCGCAGGACGTCCTGACTCGCGGGGCAATTCTCCAAAATCTGACGGATGATGTCGGGAGTAACGTTGAGATCTTCGACGAATCGTCGCTTGCAGGTCGGGCCTTGCTCCCAAGGAGAATTGAACATACCAATGTCCTGCAGTAAAACTCTCGGTTGACGAGCCATCGGCTGCTGGTCTTCATCAACGTCCATCGTAATGGAACTAGCGTAGACCACGTTCATTTCCTTCGCCCGACTCGAATTGGAACTCTTGACCTGTACCGGCGATGTGTACTGCTCCGAGTCCTCGTTGTATCCCAAGAATTCTTGTTCGTCAGAAATATGCTCCTCTGTGGCTTCCAGCTCCTCCTGGAAAGACCGCGAAACCTTAACCGGACTCGGAACCTCACGCGCTTTCGCCTTAAAACTGGGTCCCTGCGCCACGACCTCCCTTGCCTTGGCCAACGTCAATCCGTGCATCTCCAGCAGTTTGCTCTGCGTCGTCTTGTTCCGCAAACCAAACACAAACTGATTCCGCAGCGCCTTCTCCAAGTACGGCCCAAAGTTACATCCCTCGGCCAACTTCCGCAGCGCTCCTAAAAACTCCTCGGCCGTTTCAAACGGCCTCGCATCACCCTGCTTCCGGCTCATAAACTTGAACACCGCCTTAATCTCCGGCGCGTTCGGACTGTAGTGATTCTCCAGCAGCTTCACAATCTCGTCGAATGTCCGCGACAGTGGCTTGGCCGGAGCCAACGCGTCCGCCACGATGTCGTACGATTCCGGTCCCATGTAGTGCAACAGGATGGCCAACCGGCGCGAGTCCGGAATGTCAAACAGCTGAAAGGCCATTTCCAGCCGGTCCACCCAGCGGGGCCACTTCATTTTGGCCGGGTTGAACGGTTCGATGTTGAACGAGGACTGCAGCGAAGCGTCCGCCGGCTTGGCCCGGCCCGCGGACACACTCGAGTCCTCATCGTCGGTTCCGGTGTTGTTCGAATTTTCCAGCTTCGCCAGAAAGGACATCTCTCTCGTTCGTTTGGCGCCGAAATTCACCTTTGGAAAACTtggattaaaaattacttttaagATGATTACAAAATGACGCCGCGTTTTTGGCGTGCTTCAAATATTTATACATAGATGCACCACTCAGCTGTTGAGGCCGGCGACACTACCGCCACGCCAGGTGGCAAATACAGaaactaaataaatattttcttcaCCAGTTTTCAGCTGCATCCTGCGATGGCAACccaattaaaaatttcagcgatgacctatacactatacatgtctgggtaccaaaattttcgtaattgaaagacgcaacttttggtacccagacatgtataggtcatcgctgaaatttttaagttatcgcagttttagtggaaaaagttgtttttttctgattttgtcatttttgtgtttttgcacgcggcgcgtcgaaaaacacggattttattttcaaaaaatcatatctcgggaTCCTgtaaatgaactcctcccattttttagtatgttatgtaaaaatgtccggggaatccgataaaaatatttccagacataggctctttggtccagacaccgtcaaaacggcattttaaagtttcattcgaccttttcatatgttaggctagatttttgaaacttcttattatttttctttgaaaagcaaacttatcaccttttatctgcatataagacaattgaaatcggttgaaatggcgaggagttatgattttttgaaaaaagtggtttttgcgaaaatctacgaaaatggcaatttttcagaccaccctaacacggcgtaggtcaccctaatggccaaacaaaaaaataccccaagtaaccatccagcactaaaacATGGTCACTATTTAGCACTGATAGCACATTTATAGCTGCGAGTAAAAGCTTATCTGCTTTGACATCAGCACTTACAGCTACTCCAGTGCTGAACAATTGCCGAGTTTGGACTTTTCTCGGCTGATTTAGTGCTGGCCCCTACTGTTGTTATCCAcccctgcagaaaatgtcaaaaagttgaGAGAGGCAAAAATATTTCTCTCTCTCCCTTTACTTCTGCTCCCAATGCTATTTTTATCCGTTTTGTTTACTCTGTACTTCATTACCGACACAGCTGACTGATTTACGAATACGATTTTTTTGACTGAAGATGAATTGTTCGGGATGTGATACCAGAAGTTGCAGGCTGCCATCGCTGGGGGTAGATTTGGAGACCGTATCCTCACGTCTAAACTGGAAGTGGATTATTCTTGTGATTTCGGAGCATCTTATGCCTTCTATATTAACTCCATCATGAAGTTTTTTGCGAGTCAAATGGTTTCTCAAGATTAAATCAATCAAagaataacttttaaaaacaatcattttttattcaacGAAAAAgagaatattatttcaatattagACCAGAAAAATAACACTCCATTCTAGCAGTGATACTCAGTGATGTCAAGAGTGCCTTGGAATATGACTTTTTGAGCCAGCACTTCTTTTCCTCTGGGTGGTTCTTTTCTGACCACTGATATCCTGCCTTACGCCGTCCCTTCTTCCGTAAAAACACCGCTCCGGCTGGTTTCCGTCGCAGGAACTTCTGGATCACTTTCCTCATGGAGGATATCTCCATATCCAGATCataatcaaactaaaaagttgAGCAACCAGGGTGTTTTTCTGCAAATGGATAatatttgtgtaaaattaattgttgaaatatgAATAAAATACTTACATTCTTTTTCCAGCAACCAGCAAAAGCTACGGTAAAAGGCGAGCAAATGTTGACATTTCACCATAAAAACATTCTATCTCGCTCACTTTTCTTACGCGAGCGGGACCGTGATgccagttttatgaaaattgataAACACAGTTGCCAGCACCAGCACTTACGCTGCACTAAGTCAGCATTGCTGAGTGCTGTAATCTTAGTGCTGATTTGCATTTACACGTGCTGTCGCATGACTAACATGCATTTGAATGCTGAAATATTGctgtttaagtttttgttttagtgctggatggttacttgggacgggtcttattatttcggccagggaacccccagaaaaattttgagcccgatcctagcacttttgtttttttccatgctgttttcgtggggaattgctgtatataggtAATCTGGCATGGCTGTTAGCATGGTTGTCAAAAGGGAGcgtattttattacgtaacgcaaaaatttgGGTTTTAGATCCCCTCCTCTccctgacaaaaaatcatgattttctgagttcaatatcgtGATTTTGGCTCAAGATCTCATCGAGAAactaaaagtgagagtgtgtgcgtgcaacatggagttacactttttgaaaagtCTTGATGAGTTTCACAGCAACAGCACAGAAAGTTTATCTTCACGttgcgatttgacagctcgtatCGATTTTCGATTTTcagttctggagcaacatttgaaaggggcggtacgacattgctcttacggcctttgatTACACGCTTTAaatggggcggtacgacattgctcttacggcctttcgtcccatttaaacacgTGTAatcaaaggccgtaagagcaatgtcgtaccgcccctttcaaatgttgctccagagttACAATGTGTAAGTTTAAACAAAATGTAACTGCTGAAAAGTGTTTCTGTTCACGCAAGCGTATATTTTCAACACCAGCGACCCAAAAATCAACTGTGGCACTCCAACCGTCCCCACGCGTCGATCCGTCAATCGTTTGACATTCTTCCATTCCCCACCATCCCGAAGGAGAGAAAGccctttgtttacaaattttccTCCAGCTCCCGCAACGCAGAGCAGAACAGTTTTCGTTTTTCGTGTTGGTGCGCGACCTTCTCCTCCACTCTCTTCCTTGGCGGGGCCATTCCTCGTGACCACCGTTCCGTG harbors:
- the LOC120430229 gene encoding uncharacterized protein LOC120430229, translated to MSFLAKLENSNNTGTDDEDSSVSAGRAKPADASLQSSFNIEPFNPAKMKWPRWVDRLEMAFQLFDIPDSRRLAILLHYMGPESYDIVADALAPAKPLSRTFDEIVKLLENHYSPNAPEIKAVFKFMSRKQGDARPFETAEEFLGALRKLAEGCNFGPYLEKALRNQFVFGLRNKTTQSKLLEMHGLTLAKAREVVAQGPSFKAKAREVPSPVKVSRSFQEELEATEEHISDEQEFLGYNEDSEQYTSPVQVKSSNSSRAKEMNVVYASSITMDVDEDQQPMARQPRVLLQDIGMFNSPWEQGPTCKRRFVEDLNVTPDIIRQILENCPASQDVLRKMSDQIPLEKNDKNLICRTICNNMMGSEVRQGMTVKIHDKIQLAKVIIEAYPELQCNDPDRPPESDWFWECNGEEKGGHTGYIQHWVRNTMSKSAKRDSTRKRRVPVHHPGLEVLVQELHALLEEPENRDRIFSLMTETFPLRQEMRFRKKINAELAAQFPHLLQHGGEMLDHEFNLMFPDRKTIRTFESIIPFCMMLEGNFPAIECSGILSILKVMCTLSNTFISNITKRNDPLGLHPIEDYISAMVRWRQPDQDLDYVLANLEVPPYIFVDSPAFGSGDFHAIIEGTAFNCGDDFCRAFDLVLKAYKVFAYTCDVRAKKVVSFFDISVYNLYKFSRMVTVNALCERMKAATAVA
- the LOC120430228 gene encoding tubulin-specific chaperone D; this encodes MVESVADECKNPSDDGPQNVLDTFASGDLSRIWEMIRGLEAAELTEDRFEEAYEEYTELLAKYQEQPHLLDGSLEELVEGILRYILEGERDKLMKHRAAKYLYQICKVRTFKAFQKHLPHEIRHLSFVLGYLEQQDLEDWENWETRFICLLWLSLLVLNPFDLSRLDGNEGGPTTMDRIYRVCKESCLKEDSCTPIAAFLASNFLIRNDVKKVYLGDFFDWTISASDIVVDPKIGPLSGIACVLKHGKRDDLLPFVGKLAEWVLHLDYEKICKNFKVYKQCIKICQRIGLVLLPPRIAKWRYQRGARSLLANVQRTVTTASLQADSSTKPEESSPDEAEDDEDDEVPAEIEEIIERLLLGLKVNATIVRWSSAKGIGRITNRLPKALGDEVVSSVIELINPLEQDDAWHGACLALAELAKRGLLLPSRLPEIVPLLLQALVYDEIQGYRAVGQNIRDAACYMSWAFARAYHPTVLAPFVERIAAALLVTAVFDREINCRRAASAAFQESVGRLGNFPHGIDILTTADFFSVAVRSNAFLQISDFIAQFDEYRRKLIDHLIAKKINHWDTNIRELSAQALSNLSRRDPEYMRDTILPKLFNLTETTDLNARHGATLAIGEIILALQKLVEEKGDGEHGGYLSEEIVQRGGQLVIKFRQRGQFKGMSGTYMKHGCASFIKNCSEAKLTLTVEQIESWQLLLDESIVDEKTNTRELAVSAFASFCTTYYRAEDPAKLAALIDHYLRDIRNTQIEHKAQGVVSALGVLPRFMLEHRLPQILAVLDEKTILPAMLAVGYNHSEMRRDCIKALANIVQTVGFEDATLDLDKVYAIYLRALEEYAIDNRGDIGSWVREAGICALHQFLTTCPPGLLKPDQVQRGMVAIAKQSVERIDKIRAIAGRFFASLIYHQPDIPHITNRDALKKIFPEDTTEILWLFPHHTFPLFIQLLDIPEYVPSITGGLILSVGAPTESLHSCAAKIMNEYLKAHQPFIPTFGTTALNILQEKTPKDTLVMTSAFQFISELLQPATNSRILLSDADATFPEAIFALVNDLIVHSKKHLNSIPVYCALMLGPAICRRVLSKLVMYLGMLCVNIRRETALKMYETLLVYGDQTCIPEENLDEVLACLSEEKWDGELEDARRIRNQLCGLMGIKAPVARVKK